The window AGGCACGCTTTCCGTTCATGAAATTACAACTCGCCGTCGTGAATTATTTTATTGGTTGACAATCTTGTTTACATTTGGTCTTGGAACGGCATTAGGCGATTATACTTCGCACGTCTTGAACTGGGGAACTCTAAATTCAGGATTTTTTTTCCTAATTTTATTTGCAATACCTATTATTTGGCGAGTATTCTCTAAAAAAGCTGAGATTTTGACTTTTTGGTCTGCTTATGTAATGACTAGGCCCCTCGGTGCTTCATTTGCTGATTGGGGTAGTTATGGTCTTTATGGCCATAATCCAGAAGGCGTTGGTTTTTTCTTGCTAACAATTTTTCTAATTTTATTAATTGCTTTAAGTGCAAAAAGCTTCTTAGGTATTAAGAGAAATGAGACTGTCACTTCTCAATAACTTTTAGATTTAAATAAAGGTCTTATACATTGTGAAAGGAAATTTCATTGATTATAAGTTTAATTATCGCTTATTTACATTTTGATCAAATTTTACCAGAATTAATGAAAACAAATGCTTTATTAGTATATGGATTTTTATTTTTGATTATCTTTACTGAAACCGGTTTAATTTTTGTACCTTTCTTGCCTGGAGATTCAATTATATTTATATCAGGCAATTTATCTAATCTTAGTGGTGGATTTAACTTGTATATAGTCATCTTTGGTTTTATCGTTTCAGCAGTCATAGGTGATTATGTTAATTTCGAGTTCGGAAGACATTTAGGAATTAAAGTTGCTAAATCAAATAGGCTCAAAAAAATAATTAAATCGAAATATCTTATAAAATCTGAGAAATTTTATTTTAAATATGGAAAAATGGCGATATTTTTTGGACGTTTTATACCTATAATTCGTACCGTTATTCCTTTTACAGCTGGAGTTAGCAAGATGAGTTATGAAAGCTTTTTTAGATACAACGTTTTTGGTGCAATTTGTTGGATTTTATTAATAACATTAAGTGGTTTCTTTTTTGGAAGCATACCATTTGTTAAAAATAATTTTGATTTATTTTTAATTGGAATTTCTATTACATCATTATTGACGTTGATTATAAATGGTTTTCGTTATTATTTGAATAATTATAAATATGGGAAATGATAAATTATTATGATCAAACAATTAAATAAAATTGATAAAATATCTTTATTTGGTGGCTTTGGTTGCCTCTACATTTTAATGCTATCTATTTTTTTTCAAAGTAATTGGTTATTTTATTTTGACAATTCATTTCCGTTTTTTTCTGGATCTTCGGAAACTTCTAACTTAATCAAGAAATTAAGTGTAATTAATAACTTTAGTAGTCCGATTATTTCATTATTTTTTTGTGTACTAATTATTATATTTTTTCTATGGAACAAACAAAAGTATACTGAGTCTATTTGGGCTGTTATGCTAATTATTACCGGCAATGCTGCTTGCTTTTTACTTAGAGAACTGGTTAAAAGGCCACATCCTTTTGGAGCTCTGATCCATACAGCTAGGTATTCTTTCCCGTCGGTTAGCGTATTTAGTATTATGATTTTAGTCTTTCTTATTTGGCATTTTATCGTACCGAATTTTAGCTACTTATTTTCTAGAATTACTATAAGATTTTTGTTAGTTTTTTGGATAATCGTTATTTCTTTAATTAAGATCTATCTTTGCGCAGTTTTTCCGAGTGATATTTTGGCTAGTATTTCTTTGTCGATTGGCATGGAGTCTTTTACAAAACTAGGCTTAAAACCGATGAAACATTATAAAGACTGAATACAACTAAAAATAATATTTATTTTTATGGGAGGAAAAAATATGCATAAACTTGTTATCGTCATTCCGGCGTATTTCGAAGAAGAGGTTTTGGATTCTACAATTTCAACGCTCACTCAGATTCTTGAACAATTATCTGAAGAAAAGAAGATTAGCGGCGGATCGACATTATTAGTAGTTAACGATGGTTCGACCGATCAAACCTGGCCAATTATTGAAAAATACCATAAAAGTAATCACTTTGTTAGCGGGATCAACCTGAGCCGTAATTATGGCCACCAGAATGCTTTGTGGGCTGGAATGACGGCGGCCAGTGTCGATGCCGATCTGCTTATTACAATCGATGCCGATTTACAGGATGATCCAAAATCGATTATCGAGATGGTTGATAAGTATCATGCCGGTTACGATGTTGTCTATGGCGTAAGGAACAATCGTGAAAGCGATACCTTTTTTAAACGGGCCAGTGCCAATTTGTTTTATAAATTGATGAATAAACTGGGAGTTGATATAATCCCCAACCATGCCGATTTTCGTTTAATCGACCGGCGGGTCTTAAAGCAGCTTCTACAGTTTCCGGAAAGAAATCTTTTTTTACGCGGCATGCTTCCGCTGGTCGGCTTCTCGAGTACGAAGGTCTTCTATAAGCGCCGAGCCCGTCAGGCCGGAAAATCGAAATATCCTTTGCATAAAATGCTTCTGCTTGCCTGGGATGGCATTACTTCTTTTAGCGAAGTTCCGATTCGCTCGATCATTGCTTTTGGTTTTCTACTGGTCTTTTTGTCGGCCTTTTACGTCTTGTACGGTCTGATCCGCTGGGCAACCGGGCATACCGAAACCGGCTGGACCTCTTTGATGGTTTCAATCTGGCTGCTTGGCGGGATTCAATTAATCGTCATTGGAATCGTTGGCGAATATATCGGCAAGATTTTTAAAGAGGTCAAACGTCGGCCGCGTTTTATTATCCAAGATGATCTTTATACAAAACCAAAGCTTCCAAGAATGAAGAATTCAGATAGTTCGTCAAATGTTTAAAAGATTAAAAGTTATTTTCGCTTTCAAACAATTACTAATCGTTTTATTGTCAATTGCGATGTTGATCGGGGTTATTTGCAATCTGGTCTATCCCTTTGAAAATACTAGTTCGCTGATCCTTTTGCCAATTGCTTTTATCGGTCCGCTGTTGGTCTTTTTTCTTTATCGCTATTTAAAAAAACTACCGCCGTTCTTGTTAAAAAGAATTATCCTGATTGCTTTTTTAATCATGGTGCTAGTTCAGATTTACGTTTTTTCGGCAATGCCGGCCACAATTTACCATGACCCCTTTAGGGTTATTCAGGAGGCCGAACAGGTCAGTACCGGAGATATCGACTGGACCAGTGATTATTTTTGGCGTTATCCGAATAACGTTCCGCTAACGGCCCTGGTTGGTTTCTGGTTTAAGTTAACCAACCTTCTGGGCTTGACGCCTAATCTGGCCATTCACATCCTGAGCCTGTTGTTTCTCGATTCAATGATAATCATTTTATTGATGACGGCGAAGAAAATTACTGGTAATTTGGCTTTGCCGTTTATCGGCCAACTTTTTTTCTTGTTTAGTCCTTATGCCTATACTTATAATCTCCAAGTTTTCTATTCCGATTTGCCAATTTATTTTACGATATCTGCTTTATTATTCATTGTTCTAAAGTGGCAAAAGTCAGATTTTAAGTCAAAGAAATGGCGTTTTTCAAGTTTGATAGCTCTATTTTTTGTGTGCTTATTTGCTCAAATTATCAAGCCTAATTTTTTAATCGTCGCAATTGCCGCTTTTCTTACTTTACTTATTTCCTGGATTGTAAATCGGAAGATAGTTGGTG of the Oenococcus sp. UCMA 16435 genome contains:
- a CDS encoding cytochrome O ubiquinol oxidase, with product MIISLIIAYLHFDQILPELMKTNALLVYGFLFLIIFTETGLIFVPFLPGDSIIFISGNLSNLSGGFNLYIVIFGFIVSAVIGDYVNFEFGRHLGIKVAKSNRLKKIIKSKYLIKSEKFYFKYGKMAIFFGRFIPIIRTVIPFTAGVSKMSYESFFRYNVFGAICWILLITLSGFFFGSIPFVKNNFDLFLIGISITSLLTLIINGFRYYLNNYKYGK
- a CDS encoding glycosyltransferase family 2 protein, giving the protein MHKLVIVIPAYFEEEVLDSTISTLTQILEQLSEEKKISGGSTLLVVNDGSTDQTWPIIEKYHKSNHFVSGINLSRNYGHQNALWAGMTAASVDADLLITIDADLQDDPKSIIEMVDKYHAGYDVVYGVRNNRESDTFFKRASANLFYKLMNKLGVDIIPNHADFRLIDRRVLKQLLQFPERNLFLRGMLPLVGFSSTKVFYKRRARQAGKSKYPLHKMLLLAWDGITSFSEVPIRSIIAFGFLLVFLSAFYVLYGLIRWATGHTETGWTSLMVSIWLLGGIQLIVIGIVGEYIGKIFKEVKRRPRFIIQDDLYTKPKLPRMKNSDSSSNV
- a CDS encoding phospholipid phosphatase; its protein translation is MIKQLNKIDKISLFGGFGCLYILMLSIFFQSNWLFYFDNSFPFFSGSSETSNLIKKLSVINNFSSPIISLFFCVLIIIFFLWNKQKYTESIWAVMLIITGNAACFLLRELVKRPHPFGALIHTARYSFPSVSVFSIMILVFLIWHFIVPNFSYLFSRITIRFLLVFWIIVISLIKIYLCAVFPSDILASISLSIGMESFTKLGLKPMKHYKD